One Oryza brachyantha chromosome 3, ObraRS2, whole genome shotgun sequence DNA segment encodes these proteins:
- the LOC102713256 gene encoding uncharacterized protein LOC102713256: MSFFYFLLSPLPSLSSSSLSCFSRALPARVGASDRRRRQAAADAGGGGERVHHAAVASGIRRGRARAACTGCSSGARPLFACLHASSSAADRLAVACVKHECASTKPTKMDGAIQTVYPRKNWSSMVLYNCGHPKSTQTDAFLHRFAWHDDDEIGEIPFAWHFLVGHNKVNPSTQPKAIHYTSGGPWFERYKNCDFTELWIKEAEELKADKEKEKQQQLIKANGGGEEEKKKEGNLPLATAAHCARSPPSLTSAAAGPRLLPLVPTLAGSALERGRRERGRGREKRE, encoded by the coding sequence atgtcatttttttattttttactctcccctctcccctctctctcttcttcctcactTTCATGTTTCTCTAGAGCGCTGCCGGCAAGGGTGGGGGCGAGCGACCGCAGGCGCAGGCAAGCGGCGGCCgacgcgggcggcggtggcgagcgcgTGCACCATGCCGCGGTGGCAAGCGGCATCAGGCGTGGCCGAGCGCGTGCAGCGTGCACCGGGTGTTCGTCGGGAGCGCGGCCCCTCTTCGCTTGCCTccacgcctcctcctccgccgctgaccgcctcgccgtcgcctgcgTCAAGCACGAGTGCGCGTCCACCAAGCCAACCAAGATGGACGGCGCCATCCAGACCGTCTACCCGCGCAAGAACTGGTCCTCCATGGTGCTCTACAACTGCGGCCATCCCAAGAGCACCCAGACCGACGCGTTCCTCCACCGCTTCGCCTGGCACGATGACGACGAGATCGGCGAGATCCCCTTCGCCTGGCACTTCCTCGTCGGCCACAACAAGGTCAACCCGTCCACCCAGCCCAAGGCCATCCACTACACCTCCGGTGGGCCATGGTTCGAGAGGTACAAGAACTGTGACTTCACCGAGCTTTGGATCAAGGAGGCTGAGGAGCTCAAGGCCgacaaggagaaggagaagcagcagcagctcatcaaggccaacggcggcggcgaggaggagaagaagaaagaggggAATTTGCCGCTTGCCACCGCTGCACACTGCGCGCGCTCGCCACCGTCGCTCACGTCGGCCGCCGCTGGCCCGCGCTTGCTGCCGCTCGTCCCCACCCTCGCCGGCAGCGCTctggagagaggaagaagagagcgggggagaggaagggagaagagagagtaa
- the LOC102702828 gene encoding arogenate dehydratase 2-like yields MDSTACLRLPFLPARARHSSSSSSPRRAPRTPSAIKCCAADADSSSLSTSSTSLRRPAVVNGVDGLAGPPVPVPDSPPLASRDLHWLPRPLTSADLMDASGKGLKVAYQGCPGAYSEAAAKKAYPNCQTVPCEHFDTAFKAVENWLADRAVLPLENSLGGSIHRNFDLLLRHRLHIVGEVRYAVRHCLLANPGVKIENLKSAMSHPQALAQCENTLTDFGIEHREAVDDTAGAAKIVAERQLQDTGAIASLLAAELYGLDVLAENIQDDKDNVTRFMMLAREPIIPRTDKPFKTSIVFSLEEGPGQLFKALGVFALREINLTKIESRPHKKRPLRITDDSFSTPSKQFDYLFYVDLEASMADPKTQNALGNLKEFATFLRVLGSYPTDMNEA; encoded by the exons ATGGATTCCACGGcctgcctccgcctccccttcctccccgCCCGGGCCCGccactcctcctcgtcgtcgtcgccccgaCGCGCCCCTCGCACGCCCTCCGCCATCAAATgctgcgccgccgacgccgactcCAGTTCTCTCTCGACATCGTCAACGTcgctgcggcggccggccgtgGTGAACGGCGTAGACGGCCTCGCGGGTCCGCCCGTGCCTGTCCCAGACTCGCCGCCCCTCGCCTCGCGTGATCTCCACTGGCTGCCTC GACCTCTCACCAGCGCCGACCTGATGGACGCGAGCGGGAAGGGGCTCAAGGTTGCCTACCAG GGCTGCCCTGGAGCATACAGTGAGGCGGCAGCGAAGAAGGCGTACCCGAATTGCCAGACTGTGCCATGTGAGCATTTCGATACTGCATTCAAG GCTGTTGAAAATTGGTTAGCTGATAGGGCAGTGCTGCCACTTGAGAATTCTTTGGGTGGTAGCATACATAGGAACTTTGACCTCTTACTTCGGCATAGATTACACATTGTTGGAGAGGTCCGTTATGCTGTTCGCCATTGCTTGTTAGCCAATCCTGGTGTCAAGATTGAAAACTTGAAAAGTGCAATGAGCCATCCCCAG GCTCTTGCACAATGTGAGAACACACTAACAGATTTTGGAATTGAACATAGAGAAGCTGTTGATGATACTGCCGGTGCGGCAAAG ATTGTAGCAGAACGACAGCTCCAAGATACTGGTGCGATTGCCAGTTTGCTGGCGGCTGAACTTTATGGACTGGATGTTCTTGCTGAAAATATTCAG GATGACAAAGATAATGTTACCCGTTTTATGATGCTGGCTCGAGAACCAATAATACCTCGCACTGATAAACCATTCAAG actagCATAGTCTTTTCACTTGAGGAAGGACCAGGGCAGCTCTTTAAGGCACTTGGGGTGTTTGCACTGAGGGAAATCAACCTAACCAAG ATAGAAAGTCGTCCACACAAGAAAAGGCCTCTTCGTATAACTGACGACAGCTTTTCTACACCATCAAA GCAGTTTGACTACCTCTTCTATGTGGACCTTGAGGCATCAATGGCTGATCCAAAGACTCAGAATGCTCTTGGAAATTTGAAG GAGTTCGCAACTTTTTTAAGAGTCCTAGGAAGCTATCCTACAGATATGAACGAAGCTTAA